Proteins encoded together in one Miscanthus floridulus cultivar M001 chromosome 16, ASM1932011v1, whole genome shotgun sequence window:
- the LOC136510566 gene encoding uncharacterized protein, which translates to MEPLIEENKKLKEAMNLLEKNIQRAQREQDLAKSNAWDLEYQKGVLSGQLATAKEQLRSKSEQLITTSTQLKDASEQLEKLQNVSEEKREQDAELGQLRQALEQLREEKAKETE; encoded by the exons atggagcccctcatcgaggagaacaaaaaactcaaagaggcgatgaaCCTTTTAGAGAAGAATATTcaaagggcccagcgcgagcaagACCTTGCCAAGTCCAACgcgtgggacctagaataccagaagggggtcctatcCGGACAACTGGCGACTGCAAAAGAACAACTTcggagcaagtccgagcagctgatCACTACCTCTACACAACTTAAAGATGCTTCCGAGCAATTAGAAAAGCTGCAAAATGTCTCTGAGGAGAAGAGAG aacaagatgcggagctcggtcAACTGCGCCAGGCCCTCGAGCAACTCCGGGAGGAGAAAGCAAAGGAGACAGAGTGA